In Gracilinanus agilis isolate LMUSP501 chromosome 1, AgileGrace, whole genome shotgun sequence, the sequence AATCCCAGACTCTTCTTTTTGGTGTCCTAGCCTGGGACAGAGGACTCTTCTGatccaagttctttctctgggattTTGAGACGTGAGCTACCCAAGAGAAGACAGTCCTgttacttacacacacacaccccccccacacacccctCAAATTGTCCTAGCTCAATATTACTCCAGGAAGGTTCTCTCTTGTGGTCCCTGTGGGTTGAGCCCTGGAGGATATTACCAGGAGTGGAAGTCTGCTTTGATTCTTCCCTATGGAGAAGAATGACATACATAACAGGCTAACTGATTACCCATTGGCTGAAGACACTAGGTAAGCCTGACACTTGAAACCTTTTGTGAGGACTATGGATTTTGTTCTTTACTCTCAGGAAATAGTAGCTTCCTTTCTCCTCAACAACCCAATATGAGTGCTACCCCCATTTCAGGCACAAGTATGCCTCTGACACATTTCAAGGTTCCTGCTCAGTTCAGGTGACAGTAGGAGTCTTTAACAGAACCCCCAGCTTAGCttctgagagaaagagagagatcggACATAGCCTTCCTACCTGATTGGGAacacccattttattttcctgtGTCCCCCCAGGGTGTCCCTCTCTCTTACATAGCCTTCACTTTTCCTTTTCACTGGTCCTCTTTCTAGCAGTCCCAGGGCTGGACCCATCCTAGATGAAGTTCTAATCAGGTTTTTTTCCCTGAAAGTTGTTTCTCCAAGCAGGGCGGGGGCAGAAGTTTTGGGTTGTTCCCCAGGTGCTCTGCTTTTGTCACTCACTTCAAACCATTATTCCCTTATAGGAAACTGGGCCTCTCTATCTGGCCCTCCAGAGTCCTAGGCTTTCAGTTGGAGTTCAGGCTCTCCAGCTTAGCACGTTGGACTCCAAGTTTCTAATTAGAGGACAGACATCTTCCATTAGAAATTGAAGTCACACTGGCCCTAATAGTCAGGCACAGCATTAGCTCTCTTTCTGCTGTGCCCCCACATCCAGGGCAACATGCATAGCGGTAACTATCCAACCTCTCACCTTGGTGTCTGGCTCTAGTACCCAGAGGTCAGGGCCGGTTACTTCGCAGACTCTGCATCTCCTTACCCACTGCGCCTGAACCGGGGCTGTAGGAATTGCTGGAGAAGTCTTAGGAAACTCTCTGGTTTGGAGATGCTAGGATGGCGGGGACGGTGGTCCCCGCTTGGGGCAGAACTGCTGTTTACAGGGTAAGGAGCAAGAGCGAGCATCAGAACCTGTCCCGACAACCTTCCAGGTCCCGCTCAGGTGATTGAGGCTCTTGCTCGCGGCCGCTCAGGACCCCTCTTCCGAAGTCCTCTCGGAAGGTCTGTCCCAGTTCAGAGCCCGAGGTGGGAGCAGGAAACTGAACAACTTCTTTGCAAACAGGGTTCGACAGCCCGAATTTGGGTTGTAAAGGGAAGAGGACGATGGACAACTACAGGCCAATGTCTTCTTTAACTGTCCCCTCCCAAGCACACCCAGGACAGAACCAAAAAAGTGCCCCGAAATTGGGGGAGATGAAATGGACTTTGCGGGGCACTGGGCTCTTGGAGCCTGTAAACTATGAATGTTCCTGTGCATCTGCGATGAGTTCTTTGACTTTGAGAGCAGGCAGAAGGAGGACCTCTATTCTAGTCCTACTGTTTCTCTCATCGAGGCCGTTCCTTCCCTGGACAGAGCGGTTAGTCTGGGCTGGGCAGCCGTAGAGGGGTGGGCGGGGGAGTAAGGactgccctctctctctcccgacctcttttccctcctcattcctttcttcctcctcccccttgtacggcccaccccctccccctccctgctcAGCCCCCTTTCCCAGTCTCGGCCCCTGTTCCCCAAGTCTCCGCCGGAGGTGAAGGATATAATAGGCTCCACTCTGTCCCCACCCGGGAGGGGCGGAGAAAGCCCATCTCGGCGATGACGCGCGGGGGCGCGGGCTGCATGAGGCGCTGAGGCGGCAGGGCCCCGGCTCATTCCTCCCCATCAGAGCCCCCCTGGTAGTGCGCTTGTCCCTGGGGGTAGGGTAGAAGGCCGTAGAGCTCCAAGCTGAGGCGCCCGCCCGTGGAGGGGCGGGGACGGCAGCCAGCAGCGCAGAGAGGGCTCAGGCAAGGGAGCGGGCCGGAGCAGCCGGGAGAATGAGCGGGCGCCTGCTCTGGCCCCGAAGCAGCCCCCCAGGCACCTCAGCCTTAGCTGCCATCTAGGGGCCGCAGGGGCCCCATTGGGCGGGAAGAGAAAGCGGAGGAGGCCCTTGGGCGACTAGGAACCTGGCCGGAGAGCAGGATGCAGCGCCCCATGGAGCTGGGCGCCGCGCACTACTTCCCGGCCGAAGCCTTCCCGGACCATCGCTCCCACCGCTACCGGAGCTTCATGATCGAAGAGATTCTCACTGACCCTCCAGACGCAAAGAGTGCTGCGCCGGCTGCCGCTGGGGAGCTGCTGAAGTTCGGTGTGCAAGCATTGCTGTCTGCGAGGCCCTTCCACAGCCACCTGGGTACGTGCGGCCAAATCAAGGGCGAGGAGGGCGGTGAGGGCGAGAAGGGGCGGGGGCCAGCGGCCGGGAAGGGTCTCCATCCCGCTCAGCTGTAGGCAAAGGCGCGGGAGAAGTGATAGCCACCAAGCAGCTCTGCCCTGCTGCAATCAACCAACCTTTCAGTATATCCGTTAGCAAACGAATCAGTCAGTCTGTCTACTTGGTTGGGAAGCAGAGACCCAGTTTAGGTATgaggagataaataaaataaaaagccctGCCCTTGGGAAGTTGGCAATCCAATAGTCCTGCCTGACCCTCTTGCTGGTTAAAAGGAGGCGATATAGGCCCTTCCGGGCCCTTCTTCCAGTTCCTTTGGTCCAGCAGCATTGGGCCCAGGCCTGATCCAGAGGAAATACAAATCGGCCACTTTCTGCTTAGCATTCATCTTATTGCATTATTAAAAGTTCTTTGAGTTCTTCGACAGAAAGGCTTTGTATGAACCAAGGGTAGGGAGAAAAGACTACACAGAATATTCGTGGTATCAACTTAGGGACCCGTGGCCCCTCAATAAAGCAACTTTCCAGGATCTCAACCCCTGCTGGGTTCCACCTTTAGATAAAATATTCTCTTGAGAGCGAATCAATCCCTCCCCTGCATGATTTTATGTAACGCCTTTTCCTGGTCCTTCAAGAGACCCCTGGACTACTTGCCCTGAGCAACGTATGAGAGCCAGATGGGATGAGATTGCCCCATCTAGCTTCACCTCAGCACTCCCATCAGAGCTGGAGGGCCAAAAAGACAGTTTCTCAGAACTTTTCTCTGACATTCTAGACTTCAGGATTTCAGATTCTGGGTTGCTTTTGGTTGGACTCCGTATGCCAATGTTTGCCACGTCAAAGGGAGCCAGGAGAGGAACTATTGGTCCCATGGGGAAGAAACTAGGTCGAGCCAGAGCCCCAGTTAGGTCAGTGGAGACCCCTTTCATTTCAAAGGGTCTggggatgaagaaagaaaataattgcaatctttaataaaaaaaaaaagatggtaaaaTCAAAATGGTAAGATTCTCTGTCATAGAGGCCTACCAAACTCTATATTTCAACTCTTTTCAAAAAGACTTCTAGCTGTGATGAAGAGGCAAGAATAATAGGATCTGAACTATGTCAAGGGTAATTGTCTGAGTTAGTAGCCACTGAATCTCCTATGGGCCTGGACCGAAAAACCTGGGCCTGTTGAAGTGCCTCTCAAACTGTAAAACATTCTCAAgttctttgcttttgtttcctcAAGTAGGCTAACAGGGTCTTCGAGGAATTTCAGCCCATCTATAGAAATATCCCTTCTCCTCCCTGCTCTATCTGAAACTTATTTCCCAGCTCTTGTTCATCCAGATTCCTAGCGTTGGGAAATCACTTTCCTCAGCCCTGCTGGTTTAGATCGTTCTGGGATAGTCAAGGGACTAGCAGGTCTTAAGAGGTTCTGCGACCACATCATTGGTTCTCTTGGGCCTTGGGATGCTTGTCTTATTTTCTAAGGAGATGGTTATAATTGAGTGTTATTTGAAATAAGATTAAATTCAAATTTAGTAGTCCTACTATTTTATTAAGTTCTCATATATGTTATTGAGAAAGTGGAGAAAATGAGGGTTCTTTGTTActttaatattttccttcctttctttacccccattctttctttttcactcttttccatattttcactgtttctttccttttctcctaccCATTCCATGGAAGCTGTATTAGGAAATCAGCGGTATAGGAtccattccttaaaaaaaaaaggtgttataTCTGGATTTTAGGAACTGAAAACATATTTAAAGCTTTAAATAATGGGGGGGAGGCAGGAACAGAAGAAACTATGGGAATACTCATTTAGAAAAGTCATGCTAAACTAAAACCGAATGATTTTGGGATTCGAAGAGTGTAAGTAAAGAGGGGGGAAATTCTTCTTTCAATCCCTCTTTTTTGTTATCCAGCGATCCCATACCCTGGCAAAACAAGAACACTTCCCTGCACATTTCTTTTTCAGTGTGAGATTGGGCAGGCCAGAATCCCCTGGGTTGTTAAATTCGAGGTTAGCACTGGCAAAAATGGAGAATAGTTTGGGAGTGGATTCAACCTGCAGATTATTCGTTGCTAGTAATTAATTTTATTGTAAAAATTCATTACAAGTTGAAGAAGTTGGAAGCATTTTTCTGTTGAAACATCTGACCAGAGTAATACATTGTTTAACACACAGATCCAAAGTTTCCAAAAGGACCCACATATTCACACATTTAAATACGCTTAATGTTTATAAGCGCCATATAGGCAGTCCTAATCCATCCCCATCTTATACAAGTTCGAACAGGTGTACctacatttatacatatttatgcgCATAACCCGCGTTTTCATTTAggtttgaattttctcttttcaaaggGTTTTGTAAAATTCTGACTAAAAAAATTTCAGTCTTGGAAATGAGGGcaaacttcctttcttcctaaccCAGGCAACTATGTTATTTCCCCTTAGCTTCGTGTTTTCTCTTGGTTTCCGTTTCCCACGAATTAGAGACGTTCAGAATCCTGGACTTTGGGATTCTACCATTTTATGGTCAGAGAAGGGAGCTGGAGGATCTGGAGAAATGTTATGGAAGAAGCTGGTGATGGAGCCAGAAGAAAGAGTTACTTAATCTGGGGATTCCAGAGCCCCTGGGGGAGAGGGATCAGAGAAGATTAGGGAAAATGCCCCCAAATATTCCAGCAGCAATAAAAGTACATTTTGGTGACTCACTTGTCCCGGTTCAGATGAGCCAACCCGGCGGCGCCCTAGCTGTTGCCGGCGAATCCTGCGTGGGGGACGTGGGCAGATGGTGACttgtcctctctcttctctcctttctcttctctggcttTCTGGGTTTCCCCTGGCACCAGCGGTGCTGAAGGCAGAGCAGGCAGCGGTCTTCAAGTTCCCGTTAGCGCCCCTGGGCTGCTCTAGCCTGGGCTCCGCGCTGCTAGCCGCAGGCTCCGGGCTCCAAGGGGGTTCCGCCTCACCTCACCTCCCTCTGGAGTTGCACCTCCGTGGAAAGCTGGAGTCTGGCCCGGCCGAGCCGGGCACCAAGGCCAAGAAGGGCCGGCGAAGTCGGACGGTCTTCACCGAACTGCAACTTATGGGCTTGGAGAAGCGCTTCGAAAAGCAAAAGTACCTCTCCACGCCAGACAGGTAGAGTTAAGGGGCATCTGTCGGGGCCTGCGGGGGATGGAGGAATGAGTGGAGGAGCGGTGGGGGCCCAGATCTGGGGCTTGGATCGCGCTGTTCTTCTCTGGGGCTCCCTTTCCTTGAGGAACTTTCGGGAGTGCAAGAGACAGAAGCTGGGAGCTCAGCCTGAAGGCATTCTCCGATTTTGCGCTTCCACAGAATAGACCTCGCTGAATCATTGGGCCTGAGCCAGCTGCAAGTGAAGACTTGGTACCAGAACAGAAGGATGAAGTGGAAGAAAATAGTGAGTATGAGGCCCCAGAATCCTGTGCGACGCCCCAAGACTCTCCATTTTCTCTGAGTCCCCAGGAATCTGGTGTTCTGGTAGCCTCCACAGCACACACTCTCGGTCCGATGCCTCGAGAATAGTCTTTATTCTCAGGAAAAATGCCTTTCTGACCAGAAGCTTCATTATTCTTACTGGTTTGGTATATTATCGCAGAGTTCGAACGTAGGGATAGCAATCAAATAGGCAAGTGGGATCGGGGAAAAGGAATTGAGGGAAAGCAGAGACGGACctcaatcagtgtttaatccataATAGAATTCCCACAGCCAAGTGGAACAAGGGTTAGTTAGACTGAGACTAGGTCCTCTCTCCAGGGTTTTGGGTGGGGAGATACTATCATATCTGTGGGACAGCTGCttgtcttctctcctttcctgcgCCCACCTGTAGCTTTGGCCTACAAACGCTCAAAATTCTCTGTTCGTCTGCAGGTGTTACAGGGCGGGGGGCTCGAATCTCCCACTAAACCGAAAGGACGCCCCAAGAAGAACTCCATTCCCACCAGCGAACAGCTGACGGAGCAGGAGCGGGCCAAAGAGGCCGAGAAGCAGGCGGAGAATCTAAGCTCGCCTTGTGAAGTCAACCAGGAGGAGTGAGCTTGGTTACCAGAATTCTTCCGCCCCGCGGCCTTTACCCACCGGGTGGACAGTCAGTGCCTGGACCCTGGGACTGCTCTCCCTTAGACAAACCAAAGACTACCCTCAAGGTCTTTCCTTCTGAGGACCGGATTAGCCTAGAGGACAGACTAAACCATGCTAGACCTTATTCGGGCGAGGCGTTTTTGCCATTCTCTTCCATCCTGGGAACAGATCAAGTGTCGGTCTCCTGCTCATTTCTCCAAACCGGACTGAGCTTATTTGGAGCAGCAATAAGGATGGAGAGGAGTGTctgctgctgaaaaaaaaaatgttttttgtttgtttccgcAAAACTGTCCCACTGGGTAATCCAAGGAAGCCAGAATTAAACAGACGGGGAAAAAATACGCTACCCAcccaagaaacaaaagaaacttcAAACGAATTTTAATGATTGAGGAGAAAGTTTTTTTGTTCCTGCTGAAGGGATATTTAAGGTTGCGGAACCACCCTAACGGGTGGGGGCGCGCGCACACACACTCACGCGCACGCAAGttcacactcactcacactcatGCCCTTCAGGGCTTGGCCACTTCCTGGAAGGACCTCTCCAAGGTACGGAGTCCCAACGGTCTCTCGATGCGTCTCTGGAGTCCTAGGTTCGGAAGGGGCAGTAGCAACCCAGAGGTATCAGAGACCAAACCCAACCCAGATGCCTTTCCCAAAGCTCCGCCTTACCCTGAGAAGATAGTGACTTTATTCCAATAAAGTATTTTATGACACAAGGGCTGGGGTTGATGCTTCTGCAGCTACAGCTGTCTCGTTTCAGCCGAGGCTGATTTCTCTTGGCCTGTCTTGGGTGCCCGAGGTAGTTTAGGGGTTAGCAGATTCAACATAGCGGCTCGAAAGAGTGGGAATGGCAccgtttggttttatttttaaagtaacgTCGAAAACATATTTTTGGGTGGTGGAGTATCTGGTCTTTCGCTTCAAAGCAGATGCGTCTCTGTGTGGCTGTAGGGTTGACGCTCTGCGAGCGATTTTTCATATTGTTTATCTGGATTATCATctcaatttttccttttgctttgactTTGGGGCATGGAGAGGGTGTCTAAAAGGGAAAATCTGAGTTCCTTTCCTACTTTTCAGATGTAGCACAGCTACATCTCAGTACCGAAGGGTACCCCACCAAATAACAAATAGAGGCGGTTGTACTTTGACGGTGTACTATTGTACACAAATAGAGGTTGGGGAGCTGAACTGCGGGGCAGGAGAACAAGGCGGCATAATCTCGGGATAAAA encodes:
- the BARX1 gene encoding homeobox protein BarH-like 1; protein product: MQRPMELGAAHYFPAEAFPDHRSHRYRSFMIEEILTDPPDAKSAAPAAAGELLKFGVQALLSARPFHSHLAVLKAEQAAVFKFPLAPLGCSSLGSALLAAGSGLQGGSASPHLPLELHLRGKLESGPAEPGTKAKKGRRSRTVFTELQLMGLEKRFEKQKYLSTPDRIDLAESLGLSQLQVKTWYQNRRMKWKKIVLQGGGLESPTKPKGRPKKNSIPTSEQLTEQERAKEAEKQAENLSSPCEVNQEE